DNA sequence from the Euwallacea fornicatus isolate EFF26 chromosome 27, ASM4011564v1, whole genome shotgun sequence genome:
CAATGTTCGTTGGAATTTGTCGTGGGGTGTCATTTTTTCTTCCTCCCTGGGATATCTCAGGAAGGTAAGTTCAGAAATTGCTTTGGCCTTATGGACAATAAGGACACGTTCTGATATGACGATATTCCTACTCGGGCTTGTTTAGCGTTGTCAGATGTTGCTCTATCTGCATGTCGGTTGAGCAAACCAATGCACCTTTTTGTGAGCGGTGTGTTTTCTGTAGGGGCAACTGTTGTTACCCTTCACAAAACGGGCGATTCCGATTAAATTTGTTCCGGGTGGAGGACACAACACAAAGCAACTAGTAGAAACCTCGGTGCCacttgaattattattattaatattaccaTCATCATTACAAGCGTCATCACTATTGTTCTCATTACGATTATCATTACCATCATTGTCaacattattatatattattattattatatggaGGTAGCACTTAGCATTTAAAGTTTGATGTTCCATTCGCTGATTtttcctccaaaaaaaaacagaaatagcCTAATTTTCCGGAAtgacttttttaattgagaaatGATCTCCGATGTTAGACGTCAGCAAGCTCTTTTGGGCCGTGAAATGCATCCCGTCGTACTTCAAGTTCTTCTGGATGTTTAATCAGCGTGTGCAGAGTGACGCCCATTGCTGACATTATGAAGAACAAAAcccacacatttttttatttttctaatctCTCTGTTTTTGATGTCGGTTCCtgatatttactttttttgtatatttaaaaaaaattatcttataAAACTGTTATATCAATCAAGTAAGTGGTCTTCGCTATTTTGTTGTGGCATACAATGTAGGAACTGTGGTGGATGGTTGTCTGATTTATATGAACACTTAGATCACATTGTAACTGACTCTATTTGTTCTCTAATTCCAATTTTGGTAAATAGGCAAATAGGAATGATACGGATCTTATACTGCAACTATAAACCCCTCTGTTTCAGGGTATAGCTACCCATCTTGCAGAAATGTGTATGTTCTTGATTTAGCCGTCTGGTCCTGATTCACGAAGTTATAATGCCTTCCATGCAACTTTCATGCCAcctattttttcttatatctGCCCTATTTCCAGTTCTAAGTATTCTATGTTGGGTTAAGCCTAACGGAGTATCCATAGCACATACAGCCTTGTGAAAAGACGTAATGAAGAATACGGGAAACTAATAAAATCCATGATTTTATTAGTTTGTCGTAGAGTTCATGTAGGCAATAAATCTTCGGCCTCCATCGGCCCTCTTTAACGTCAATCCTTGAATACATAACtcccaatttaattttacctcTTTTACCTCCTTTTGTTGATATGTCTGTGTTTATAGATTTTGCGGTAAACCTTTTCACTACTTCAAAGGAATACATTAAGATGGAGATGGCGAATGCGTTGATAGTATTAATAGTGGTTATTCGTTACATGCACAGGTGTCGTAAAAAGTTTTACTACACGCATGTCAATGTCAAGTATAAACAAACACTTTTGGCATTTACATACACATGCCACATTAATTTGCCCgcactaaaacatttttactgaacATTTGAGGTAAAATGCTCAGGTCACAAATGAGGGCGGTTAGGGCACGGTGATAAAAAGCCAACTTTCACATATCACTTCAACATAACAcactaatttttaacatacGGTGCAAAATGATAGAAACTTTAAGAAGATAAATTGATTTCTATAGGtctttttgtatatttttttaataaattgctttATAAGCGTGCAGTTAGTAACGCCAAATTATGATTTGCGAAGTTTCACAGCTTTTTAGACAGCAACTGACATGtgattaaaactttaacacgCGAAAAATTTTGGGGTAGATATATTCCCAAATCCAGGCCAAGAACAAAACGACCTCCTAAAATTCTACAAATATCTCTGAGATAGCAAGAGGTaaaacaatatatattttttaatttcgcaaaTCCAcgccaaatttttaaaaatagaaactgGTGACTTGTCTGATTTCATTTCGTAATTAATTATGAAGTAAAATTCGGTACCTTCATTTTGCAACTCAGATAATAAATGGGCACAATTCGACAGTGATTGCTGTAGTACTACACAAACGAAACGCAATTTTTATAAGTAcaaatttctactttttttctagttaTATGGGAAAATCACGTACCAAACTCATTAGGAAATGCTATATTTTGTCACTTTTGTCGTATTGAACACTTGCATCTCTTTAATTGATTATATCTGTTTAGCTACAAACAACGTAAAAACGGGACAAAGATGTGCgcacttcaaatttaaacgcGATTCGATTAAGGACCTGTGTATACTGTCGTATTTACTACACAATTTTAAGGCACGTAtctgtttcaaattttaaggaaatactTTGTATATGAAACTAAATATCCCTTAGGCCCCAGTTGCGTAAAATTCGTAATTTTCCAAgtcgataaataaaaatcaggcgaaaagaaaaataaccaGCAACGTCTTTACCCTCTTCGCCCTCATGTATAAGACCCTCACGTTAAGCCCTAATCTAGAAAAATTTCGGGGCCTGGGCACCTAAACAGATCAAGCCTTCGTTTCCCTCATCAACAATGACGGCCAAGCCCTTTCTCGAATAATGACTATTGCGCACAGCTTACGACCATTGGTCGTCAGGGGCGGATCCTCCGCATCGCAGCGTCGGCCCACTGGGAGGAGGGGACCTCCTCACCCAAACCAGGACGATGATGCGGTCCGCGCAGTGTACAGTATATGCCGTCGCTTCGTGGGTTTCTCGCTTCGCCTTGATACAGTTCGCTATATTTCAGTGTATGTATGTGTACTTTGTGCAATTTAGTGTAGGGGGAGAAAATTAACATTGTAACTTCCCCCCTCCTTCTTTACGAAATTCATTAAAAGGGAAATTATTAATCGTTGTCATCGTGGCTCCGGCTGAAAGACGAGGCTCTAGTAGCCCCCTAGCTGCCAATATGCTCGTGCCGCCGGATATGCTAGCGGCCCAATCCAAAATGGTGTATCAACTTAACAAATATTACACTGAAAAGGTGCAAGCGAGGAAACTGACTTCTGCCAAAACGATTCACGAAGTGTGCCGGGTAGTGCAGGACGTGCTCAAGGAGGTAGAAGTGCAGGAACCGAGATTCATCTCCTCCCTCACTGATTACAACGGGCGGTTCGATGGCTTGGAAGTGATCTCTCCCACGGAATTCGAAGTGGTGATCTACCTAAACCAAATGGGTGTCTTAAATTTCGTGGACGATGGTACTTTGCCCGGTTGCGCGGTACTTAAACTAAGCGACGGCCGCAAGCGCTCCATGTCTTTGTGGGTGGAGTTCATTACCGCCTCAGGGTACCTTTCCGCCCGGAAAATGCGGTCCAGGTTCCAGACTTTAGTAGCCCAAGCTTGTGATAAATGTTCCTACAGAGACTCCGTAAAAATGATTGCTGACACTACGGAAGTGAAACTGCGCATTAGAGAGAGGTATATTGTGCAAATCACTCCCGCTTTCAAATGCACAGGATTGTGGCCTAGATCAGCAGCTCATTGGCCACTACCTCAAATTCCTTGGCCACATCCGAACCTCGTCGTCGAAGTGAAAACTGAAGGTTTCGACTTATTGTCTAAGGAGTGCATAGCATTACAAGGCAAACAATCGGCTATGGAAGGTGATGCTTGGGTACTGTCTTTCCTAGAAGCGGAAAATCGTCTTTTGCAAGGAGGATGTCGTCGAAGGTGTTTGAGCATACTAAAAACCTTGAGAGATCGACATCTAGATTTACCAGGGAATCCCGTAACCGGCTATCACATGAAGACGTTGCTGCTTTACGAGTGCGAAAAGCATCCTAGAGAAACTGAGTGGGATGAGGCGTGTATAGCTGATCGCATAAATGGTATTTTCCTACAGCTTATATCCTGCTTACAGTGCAGACGTTGCCCCCATTATTTTTTGCCCAATTTGGACCTTTTCAAGGGGAAATCTCCTAGTGCTTTGGAAAATGCTGCCAAGCAAGTGTGGAGGTTGACCAGAGAAATGTTGACCAATTCAAGGtgctttgaaaaattgtagcAAATAGGTCAAAAATTTGTATGTCCTAAAGTAAGTATGCGTAATTTCAGTATATTGCTTATGAATTAGgggtaatttatttatgtaaaattgttGTGGAATGAAAGTTATTTGCCAGCAGAttgtattaatattatttatagaaattgtatcaacttgactGTGATGTTCTAGAATAGACTGCTTTAATACGTATTCTAGATTATGTAtcgtatttttgtatattatgttaataaaacttaatataattcattaaaattaatcaagaTACGTTTTCTTTTTGGTATCGGGTGTGTTTTCCGCAAACGGCTAATTCTTGAAAACCCGCTGAAATGCAAGTTCCAATGGTTACTGAAAAAACCTAAATAGAGAGTTTTTTGAAGGAGTAATCAGGCAAAAAATTCGATCAAAATCACCAAAAAGTTTTCAcgcaaagatttttttttaactgttggtagtttggtataaaatatcataaatttaaaactttgatttCGATATCTCCGCCATAAAGAACGTAAGGAAAATGTAATAGTAAAAAACGCGTGGATTTAGACAGACGTTGATAAACAATATGATTCATATTTTGACGGTAGTGAAAACACATAGTTAGTTGTTTAACATGGCAAGAAAGAAGCTAATTTATTGGGAAGCTAAGGTAGTAAATTTGCATTCAGTTCACCGAGTAAAACACTAACTTTTAACCGAATGAtgtcaattaaattttgatttgatttctTTGACATTTTCATTGTAATACAGAGTAATATCTGAATTGGGGATTTCATTCTAGCAggaaataatgttaaaaaaaatgcataaatctTCCTTTTGtcgctttttaaaaatatcaaatcaaaCGGAAGTATGCAGTTTTACCAAGAAACATGCTAGTCTAATACGAAAAAATAGTATATCTTTTAACTTTAGTTCTCAGTAAATCTATAGGATTGTTTGAAAACATCTTGCTATAGTAATGTTTTTAATGCAGTATAACTTCTCAGTAAAATTGTCAAATGTAgaataaaaatcttttatttaggGCAAGTTAGTGGCATATATTGAAacgtttgtaatttttttgcacgAAAGCGAAAAAAACTCAGAAAGAGCTTACTTCTTCAAAACTAATCTAAGAactacaaaaacatttttagttttttgaaaaattggtggcgtaatatatatatatgtacagggtgaatcggaaggatcgtgccaaacttcaggagcgcgttgtacatgaaaaataaatgtaaaaaaactcaaatgttgttatcccattttcgtttgtttacaagttatagcgtaaataaaattaaaacataaaggttaagcaacatttagacgaaacgtttcctggacgttgggttggtcgtggtggccctattagttggcctccaaggtctccagatctgacaccactagactattgtttgtggggttggtttaaaactgaagtgtccATAGTAAatgtggacactcaagatgcactaattcgacgcattagaaatgctgcagctgccattaaagaaagacatgaaacgatcaggagcgcaacgaatgctcttcata
Encoded proteins:
- the LOC136347226 gene encoding protein mab-21, which encodes MLVPPDMLAAQSKMVYQLNKYYTEKVQARKLTSAKTIHEVCRVVQDVLKEVEVQEPRFISSLTDYNGRFDGLEVISPTEFEVVIYLNQMGVLNFVDDGTLPGCAVLKLSDGRKRSMSLWVEFITASGYLSARKMRSRFQTLVAQACDKCSYRDSVKMIADTTEVKLRIRERYIVQITPAFKCTGLWPRSAAHWPLPQIPWPHPNLVVEVKTEGFDLLSKECIALQGKQSAMEGDAWVLSFLEAENRLLQGGCRRRCLSILKTLRDRHLDLPGNPVTGYHMKTLLLYECEKHPRETEWDEACIADRINGIFLQLISCLQCRRCPHYFLPNLDLFKGKSPSALENAAKQVWRLTREMLTNSRCFEKL